Proteins encoded within one genomic window of Triticum aestivum cultivar Chinese Spring chromosome 2D, IWGSC CS RefSeq v2.1, whole genome shotgun sequence:
- the LOC123053066 gene encoding sister chromatid cohesion protein SCC4, which produces MPSAGPSMSAADGLLALAEEAERRRDFTTATSCLESALSPPHAASLLPLAEARARMRLAGLLLARSKGLANAKAHLERALLVLNPLPSAPPRLKLLAHSLLANVYGLLGAVPSQKHALRRGLSLLASASSSGLLPSGRALLWTSNFQAQLASALVVDGDAASALTTLSAGAAAAADLESPQLDLFFAATALHVHLLCWEDNAAVEDAVARVSQLWDALTAEQKEHWVGLFFYTELLQTFYLLRVCDYKAASKHVERLDTAVKNEMERGHRIKELGTELSAVEGTLAQTMLKERERVALAHKQGQLRAQLQALCGYDTLKDVLDYGDKLLLAPPPMHGEWLPRTAVFVLVDLMVVMVSRPKGIFKECGKRIHSGLQLIHEELSKLGIVDGVTEGDLEHSTIWTAGLYLMLLLQFLENNVAVELTRSEFVEAQEALAQMKNWFTRFPTILQGCESTIEMLRGQYAHSVGCFDEAAFHFLEALKLTENKSMQSMCQVYAAVSYICKGDAESSSEALELIGPAYRTMDSFVGVREKTCIIFVYGLLLMRQHNPQDARVRLASGLRIAHQQLGNIQLVSQYLTILGTLALQLHDTGQAREILKSSLTLAKTLYDIPTQIWILSVFTELYRELEEKENEMENSEYGSKKEIDLQRRLAEARSRAYHQELVEKVRIEAEPLHNLFQKHNDMSGLPVNDDLDIPESVGLSTPQPSSVRRLVDSSSVRRSTRRRVS; this is translated from the exons ATGCCGTCCGCCGGGCCGTCCATGTCGGCGGCGGATGGGCTCCTCGCGCTGGCGGAGGAGGCCGAGCGCCGCCGCGACTTCACcaccgccacctcctgcctggAGTCGGCGCTCAGCCCGCCCCACGCCGCCTCGCTCCTCCCGCTCGCCGAGGCCCGCGCGCGGATGCGCCTCGCCGGCCTGCTGCTCGCCCGCTCCAAGGGGCTCGCCAACGCCAAGGCCCACCTCGAGCGCGCGCTGCTCGTCCTCAACCCgctcccctccgcgccgccgcgccTCAAGCTGCTCGCGCACTCCCTCCTCGCCAACGTCTACGGCCTCCTCGGCGCCGTCCCGTCGCAGAAGCACGCGCtccgccgcggcctcagcctcctcgcctccgcctcctcctcgggGCTTCTCCCCTCTGGCCGGGCCCTCCTCTGGACCAGTAACTTCCAGGCGCAGCTCGCCTCCGCACTCGTAGTCGACGGGGACGCCGCATCTGCTCTCACTACTCTGTCTGCCGGGGCTGCCGCCGCTGCCGATCTCGAGAGCCCCCAGCTCGACCTATTCTTCGCTGCCACCGCTCTCCACGTCCACTTACTCTGCTGGGAGGACAACGCCGCCGTTGAAGACGCCGTCGCGCGCGTCTCCCAGCTCTGGGATGCGCTCACGGCCGAGCAG AAGGAGCATTGGGTTGGGCTGTTCTTCTACACGGAGCTGCTGCAGACTTTCTACCTGCTCAGGGTCTGTGACTACAAGGCTGCCTCGAAGCATGTGGAGAGGTTGGACACCGCTGTTAAGAACGAGATGGAGAGGGGACACCGTATTAAAGAGCTTGGTACTGAACTCAGTGCAGTTGAGGGAACGCTAGCGCAGACCATgttgaaggagagggagagggtggcTCTAGCGCATAAGCAGGGGCAGTTGAGAGCTCAGCTGCAAGCGTTGTGCGGGTATGACACATTGAAAGATGTGTTAGATTATGGGGACAAGTTATTGTTAGCACCACCGCCAATGCACGGAGAGTGGCTCCCACGGACTGCGGTGTTTGTGCTGGTGGATCTCATGGTCGTGATGGTCAGTCGGCCAAAAGGCATATTTAAGGAGTGTGGAAAGAGAATACATTCAGGACTACAGCTCATCCATG AGGAACTCTCGAAGCTTGGGATCGTGGATGGTGTGACAG AGGGAGATTTGGAACACTCAACGATATGGACGGCCGGGTTGTATTTGATGCTTTTACTTCAGTTTCTCGAAAACAATGTGGCTGTAGAACTCACGAGATCAGAATTTGTTGAAGCCCAAGAG GCTTTAGCACAGATGAAAAATTGGTTTACTCGTTTCCCAACGATTCTCCAAGGTTGTGAGAGCACAATTGAAATGCTAAGGGGACAGTATGCACATTCTGTTGGCTGCTTTGACGAGGCTGCTTTCCACTTCCTTGAAGCATTGAAG CTGACAGAGAACAAATCAATGCAATCTATGTGCCAAGTTTACGCGGCAGTCTCCTACATTTGTAAGGGTGACGCGGAATCATCTTCAGAG GCACTAGAATTGATTGGTCCTGCTTACAGAACCATGGACTCATTTGTTGGGGTAAGAGAGAAGACCTGTATCATTTTTGTTTACGGACTTCTACTTATGAGGCAGCATAATCCACAAGACGCACG GGTTCGCCTTGCAAGTGGTTTGAGAATAGCGCACCAACAGTTGGGTAACATCCAATTGGTTTCTCAGTATTTAACAATATTAGGTACATTAGCACTTCAGTTACATGATACTGGACAAGCCAGGGAGATCTTGAAGTCATCGTTGACGTTAGCTAAGACACTATATGACATCCCAACACAAATCTGGATCTTGTCGGTATTTACAG AGTTATATCGAGAGCTGGAAGAGAAGGAAAATGAAATGGAGAATTCAGAATATGGAAGCAAGAAAGAAATCGATCTGCAGAGAAGACTGGCTGAAGCTCGTTCTCGCGCTTATCACCAGGAGCTG GTGGAGAAAGTGAGGATCGAAGCTGAGCCGCTGCACAACTTGTTCCAGAAGCATAACGATATGTCGGGCCTGCCGGTAAATGATGACCTTGACATCCCAGAATCAGTGGGGCTGTCCACTCCCCAGCCCTCGTCCGTGAGAAGGCTGGTCGATTCAAGCTCGGTAAGGCGCAGCACAAGGAGGCGGGTGTCCTGA